GATAAATAGTAATGAAAAAATATCTAAAGATTTGGCTATTTAGAAACATCCCAATTTGGATTATATTGGTCATAAATTGGCAAGCCTTGTTTTATTACAATATTGACGATACTTATTATGCACTTAGCTATATCTACTTTATACTGCCGTTTACTGTTTTGAGTCTTCTTTTTCTATTACGAGCTAGATTTGAGTAATAATTTTGGGCTCTCTTAAAGTACGCTTTCGCTAAAACAAAAAAAAACGCCTCCAGATGGAGGCGTTTTAAATATCAATAAAGTTTGTATAGCATTATGCTAGAGAAACTCTTTTAAAAGCTACTACAGATGCATCACCTTTTGAAGCAACAAACTCTGCTACGTTCTGGCTTTCATCCATAATAAAACGTTGGTCAAGTAACGCTTGCTCGTGATCAAGAGTCGTGTTGTCTGCAACAAAACGAGCTACTTTACCAGGTACAATGTTATCCCAGATTTTTTCTGGCTTTCCTTCTGCTTTTAATTGCTCTTTAATATCTGCTTCTGCCTGTGCCATTACTTCTTCAGTAAGTTGTGACATAGAGATGTATTGAGGTACGTTCTTAAGTGTCTTCCCAAGACGACCTAGTTCAATATTGTCTTTTTCGATAGCAGCAATACGTGCATCAGTTTCTGATGCTACAAATGCAGCGTCAAAATCTTTGTAAGAAAGCGTGTTTGCTCCCATAGATGCAACTTGCATAGATACACTCTTTGCAACCTCCTCAGCATTATCTGTAGCAGCGCTAAGACCTACTAGGGCACCTATTTTGTTACCGTGTACATAAGAACCTACAAAAGGAGCTTCTAATGTCTCATAACCTCCTATTTCGATTTTCTCACCTATGACACCAGTTTGCTCGATAAGCTTTTCTGTAACCGTCATTCCGT
The genomic region above belongs to Dokdonia sp. Dokd-P16 and contains:
- the tsf gene encoding translation elongation factor Ts; the encoded protein is MANITAADVKKLREATGAGMMDCKKALVEAEGNFDDAITVLRKKGQKVAEKRADRDSSEGVVIAKINADNTRGVVVSLNCETDFVTKNDSFIELATKMGDIALSVNSKEEMLAADFDGMTVTEKLIEQTGVIGEKIEIGGYETLEAPFVGSYVHGNKIGALVGLSAATDNAEEVAKSVSMQVASMGANTLSYKDFDAAFVASETDARIAAIEKDNIELGRLGKTLKNVPQYISMSQLTEEVMAQAEADIKEQLKAEGKPEKIWDNIVPGKVARFVADNTTLDHEQALLDQRFIMDESQNVAEFVASKGDASVVAFKRVSLA